From Acetonema longum DSM 6540:
ACCACGATTCCTTTTATCGTCAAGGGGATCATGACGCCGGATGATGCCCAGGCCTGTCAATCCGCCGGAGTGGATGCCATCGTGGTCTCCAATCATGGCGGCCGGGCGCTGGATTACACTCCGGGGACAGCCGAGGTGCTGCCCTATATTGTGGAAGCAGTCAATGGCAAGATGGCCATTCTGGTTGACGGCGGCGTCAGGACCGGGGGAGATGTATTGAAGATGCTGGCTTTAGGCGCCCATGGAGTACTGATTGGCCGGCCGATGGCAGTGGCTGCCGTCGGGGGTGAAGGTGAAGGTGTCAGCCTGTATTTGGAGAAGATTCGCGCCGAACTGACAGCGGCGATGATCTTGACCGGCAGCGGCGATCTGTCGGCAATCAGCGGCGAAATACTGTGGTAAGGGAGTTAAGATGAGAATAGAGCCTCGTTCTGTCGTAAAAGAACTTCATGCCTTTCATCCCGCCATGCCGGACCGGACCCGGTCAGAACTCCGGCAGATGCTTGGCCGGGAGGAAATTGTCAAGCTGTCCTTTAATGAAAGCCCCTACGGGCCTTCCCCCAAGGCAGTGGCGGCCATTCAGGCTGCCGCCGGCCAGATTCATTGCTATCCTGATGCGGAAGGAAAAACATTGCGGACTCAAATCGCCTCCTTCTATACTCTGGAGGCCGACATGGTTTACCTGGGCAATGGCGGCGACGAGACCATTACTCTGGTCACTCAGGGCTTCCTCTCGCCAGGGGAAGAAGCAATTATTCCCCAGCCTACCTTTGAACAATACGCCTTTGCCGCCCGGCTGGCAGGCGGCATTCCGGTGAGGGTGGGCCGGGGATCAGACATGAGGACCGATCTTCCGGGAATGCTGGCCGCTGTTACACCCCGTACCAAAATGATCTTTTTGTGTAATCCCAACAATCCTACCGGCATGTTGATTAGAGGAGCGGAATTACGCAGTTTTTTGCGGCAGGTGCCGGAACATGTGATGGTGGTTCTGGATGAGGCCTATGGCGAATTTGTCACGGATCCGGCATTTGTTTCCGGCATTCAACTTCTGGCCGAATTTCCCAATGTCCTAACCATCCGGACATTTTCCAAAGTATACGGCCTGGCCGGACTTCGCCTGGGATACGGCATTGCCCGGGCCGAGACCGTTTCCCTGCTGCAGCGGGTCCGTTCTCCTTTTAACGTGAATTGCCTGGTTCTGGCAGCAGCGATTTCGGCTTTGGATGATACGGATTTTGTGGCTTCTGTAGCTCGCCGCAACAGCCTGGAGCGGGAGCGGCTGACCCGGGAGTTTACGGTTCTCGGTTTTAAGGTCTATCCGTCTCAAACCAATTTCCTGTTCGTGGACCTTGGCTTTGACAGTACGGGATTGTGCGGTTCTCTGGCTCGTGATGGTATAATTATACGACCGGGGACTGGGTGGCAGCTGCCGACTTTTGTTCGGATATCCATTGGATCTTCAGAGCAGAACAGTCTGCTGCTGGCGGCGGTGAAAAAGGCTTTGCAAGAGAAATAGTCTGACGATTCGGGAGGATTTCTCCCGAATTTATTTTTTATTATAATTAAAATGATAGCAGGAATTGTCCCAGCTGTGTCGAACATCTTATCCTGAGAGTTTATAAAATTACATTACAGGAGGATATTTATGCAAAAGAAAACAGCAGCATTATTGTTATGCGTCATGATAGCCACGGCCGCTGTGCTGGCGGCAGGTTGCGGCGGCGGGCAGGAGGCGCCCCAGCCGGGCAAGTCTCAGCCCATCGTAATCGCTTATACGCCCTGGACCGGGTATGCCGCTCTGTTTATAGCCCAGGAGAAGGGCATGTTTAAAGCTAAGGGCCTGGACGTAACCCTGCAGTCGATCGAGGGGGTAGGCGATCGCAAGCAGGCAATGGTTGCCAAAAAGATTCAGGCGATGGCAACTTCCCTTGACGTTTCGATATCGGCTGCCGGCGCCGACCTGCCGCTGAAATTGGTTTGGGCTTTTGACGCATCCAACGGCGCCGACGGACTTGTCGTGGCCAAGGATAAAGGCATTGCCACCGTGGCTGACCTGAAAGGCAGGCAGGTTGCCTATCACACCGGTTCGGCTTCTCACTTCTTTTTAAAGGCCATCCTGGACAGGGCCGGTCTGAGCGAAAAGGATATCCAGTCGGTGGATGTGAAGGCCAGTGAAGCTGCCTCGGCGTTTATGGCCGGTAAGGTGGACGCCGCTGTTACCTGGGAACCCCACCTGTCCAAAGCCGTCGCCCAAAATGGTATGATTCTCTCCACCACTACGGACACTCCCGGTCTGATTGCCGACGTATTGACCGTTCATGCGGACTTTGCCAGGGATTCGGCTAAAGAGACTCAGGCTATTGTTGAAGCCCTGGCTGAGGCTTCTGCCTTTATGCAGACCCATCCTGATGAAGCCAACAAGATCCTGGCTGTCCTGTTCAAGCAAACCCCGGAAGAAGTGGCTTCTGACAGTAAAACCATCAAGTTCTATGATCTGAAAGGCAATCAGGAATTTTACGGCACTCAGGAAAAACCCGGCTTGATCTACGAGGTGGCCAAAGGGGCCGGTCAGTTCTATGTGGACCAGAAGGTCCTGAGCCAACTGCCTGAGGTAACAAAGTATATTGACAATTCCTTTATTAGCAAGGTAAAATAGTAAAACATCAAGCAATCTATCGCAGTCAAGAGGTTGTTGACAAGGCATCGCCGCTGGGAGAGACGCCTTTCAACAGCCTCTTTCCATACTACTCTTTTGGATGGTGAATAATGTGACCCTGCGCAAACTGTTTCTCCCCAAAGTTGACATTTCGCCGCAGCTCTATCTGTCCCTGAGCATTGTCTCCTTTGTAGTCTTGTTTCTGCTCTGGGCGGTCCTGACCTATGGCGGCATCGTACCGCCGCTCTTTCTGCCGGCGCCTGATCAGGTGGCGGAAAACGCCCTGCTGCTGTTTAGAGAGTTTGACTTAACCCAGGACATTCTGGCCAGCATGTTCCGGGTAACGGCGGGATTCTTACTGGCGGCGCTGATTGCCGTGCCCCTGGGAATCCTTATGGGCAGCCTCAAGGTCTGTGAAGCCGCCTTTGAACCTATTCTGGGTTTTATCCGGTATATGCCGGCCTCGGCTTTTATTCCGCTCTTCATTCTCTGGCTGGGGATCGGGGAAAGCGAAAAAATTGCGGTCATCTTTTTTGGCACGTTTTTTCAGATGACCTTAATGGTAATGGATGTGACGAAAAATGTGTCCTCTGACTTAATTGACACCGCTTATACTCTCGGCGTGTCTCCCCGGGGGGTATTTCGCCGGATCATCCTGCCGGCCAGCCTTCCCGGTATCCTTGATACCCTTAGGATCACTTTCGGCTGGGCCTGGACCTATCTGGTGGTGGCTGAGATCGTGGCCGCCGGTTCAGGTTTGGGGCATATGATTATGCAGTCCCAACGGTTTCTGAAAACCTCCCATATCATTGTGGGCATTATCGTGATCGGCGTGATCGGCATCTTGATCGATATTTTCTTCAAGTGGCTGCAGGGGCGTCTGTTCCCATGGACTGGCAAGGGAGGGACAGTTTGATGCAGGCTAAATTGATTGTAGAAAATGTATCTAAGACTTTCAACGCTGACCGGCATACCGTGACAGCTTTGGAGAACACTAATTTCACCGTCCAAGCCAACCAGTTCATTACCATCCTCGGCCCCTCGGGATGCGGCAAATCCACTATCCTTAAGGTGATTGCCGGCCTGGAGGATCCCTCCGGCGGACAGGTGATTCTGGACGGACGCCAGATCCACGGTCCGGGCAAGGACCGTGGCATGGTATTTCAGTCTTATACCCTGTTTCCCTGGCTGACAGTGAAGGAGAATATCGAGTTTGGCCTGGATGTGGCCGGTAAATCTAAGGCTGAGAGAACTGAGGTTTCCCAGTATTATCTCGAAAAAATCGGACTGAAGGGATTTGAAGAAGCCTATCCCCGCAGTCTCTCCGGTGGTATGAAGCA
This genomic window contains:
- the hisC gene encoding histidinol-phosphate transaminase; translation: MRIEPRSVVKELHAFHPAMPDRTRSELRQMLGREEIVKLSFNESPYGPSPKAVAAIQAAAGQIHCYPDAEGKTLRTQIASFYTLEADMVYLGNGGDETITLVTQGFLSPGEEAIIPQPTFEQYAFAARLAGGIPVRVGRGSDMRTDLPGMLAAVTPRTKMIFLCNPNNPTGMLIRGAELRSFLRQVPEHVMVVLDEAYGEFVTDPAFVSGIQLLAEFPNVLTIRTFSKVYGLAGLRLGYGIARAETVSLLQRVRSPFNVNCLVLAAAISALDDTDFVASVARRNSLERERLTREFTVLGFKVYPSQTNFLFVDLGFDSTGLCGSLARDGIIIRPGTGWQLPTFVRISIGSSEQNSLLLAAVKKALQEK
- a CDS encoding ABC transporter substrate-binding protein; this translates as MQKKTAALLLCVMIATAAVLAAGCGGGQEAPQPGKSQPIVIAYTPWTGYAALFIAQEKGMFKAKGLDVTLQSIEGVGDRKQAMVAKKIQAMATSLDVSISAAGADLPLKLVWAFDASNGADGLVVAKDKGIATVADLKGRQVAYHTGSASHFFLKAILDRAGLSEKDIQSVDVKASEAASAFMAGKVDAAVTWEPHLSKAVAQNGMILSTTTDTPGLIADVLTVHADFARDSAKETQAIVEALAEASAFMQTHPDEANKILAVLFKQTPEEVASDSKTIKFYDLKGNQEFYGTQEKPGLIYEVAKGAGQFYVDQKVLSQLPEVTKYIDNSFISKVK
- a CDS encoding ABC transporter ATP-binding protein is translated as MQAKLIVENVSKTFNADRHTVTALENTNFTVQANQFITILGPSGCGKSTILKVIAGLEDPSGGQVILDGRQIHGPGKDRGMVFQSYTLFPWLTVKENIEFGLDVAGKSKAERTEVSQYYLEKIGLKGFEEAYPRSLSGGMKQRVAIARALANDPQVLLMDEPFGALDAQTRTVMQELLLDVWEESHKTILFVTHDVDEAIFMGDVVYVMTARPGKIKAAIDVPLDRPRKYDVKVSDIFVDIKKELLELIREESWKAANSNI